The DNA region GCGCGGTCTGGAAGACCATCGGCGCGCCCGTCCTCAACATCAGCAACCGCTACGGCGGCCTGACGCTGGGCGGACGCCGGATGATGGCGATCAACAACGTCGAGCTGATTTCCGACCGACCGCTGGACGTGAACCTCCGCGAAATCGCGGAGATCAAGCGGTTGTGGCCCGACCGCGCCCTGATCGTCTCCGCAATGGTGGAGGCCGACCCACAGGCGTGGCGGGACATGGTGATGATGATCGAAGACACCGGCGCGGACGGCATTGAGCTGAACTACGGTTGTCCGCAGGGCATGAGCGAACGCGGCATGGGCGCCGCGGTGGGGCAGGTGCCCGAGATGTGCCAGCTCAACACCCACTGGGTCACCAGCGTCACCCGGCTCCCGGTGATCGTCAAACTCACCCCGAACGTCACGCGCATCACAGAGCCCGCCCATGCAGCCATTGCGGGGGGCGCCCACGCCCTGAGCCTCATCAACACCATCAACAGCATCATGAAGGTGGACCTCGACACCCTGCAGATCACGCCCAATATCGGGGGGCGAGGCACACACGGCGGATATGCGGGACCAGCCGTGAAACCCATCGCGCTGAATATGCTCACCGAACTGCTGACCGACCCGGAAGTGCTGCGCAGCGGCGTACCCGTGTGTGGGATGGGCGGCATCGAAACCTGGCGCGACGCTGCCGAATTCATGTTGCTCGGGGCCAGCGCCGTGCAGGTTTGCACCGCTGCGATGCACCACGGTTACCGCATCGTAGAAGACCTGATCGACGGCCTGTCCAACTGGATGGACGACAAGGGCTTTGCCACGATCTACGACTTCGCGGGCCGCAGCCTGCCGCAGGTCAGCACGTTCGCGGACCTTGACCTCGCGTACCAGGCAGTGGCGCGCATCAACCCCGACAAGTGCATCAATTGCAACCTCTGCTACGTGGCCTGCAACGACACCGCCCACCAGTGCATCGATCTGTACGCCGCCGATGGTGTGCGGGTTCAGCCCGGCTTCGATCCGCGGGTCAACGGACGCCAGGTCGCCGACACCCGGCCCCAGCCCGTGGTGCGTGAATCGGACTGCGTGGGCTGCGCGCTGTGCGCGAACGTCTGCCCGGTGGACGGCTGCATCGAAATGGTCAGCGTGCCCTCTGGGCGCGAAAGCGTGACGTGGAATGAGCTGACCGCCACACGGCCTGAAGTGACGCAGGAGTGGGCCGCGATGAACGCGTTCCGCGCAGAGACGGGAATCGAGATTCACTGAGACGGAAGGGAGGCGTATGGGACTACTGATCAGGGGCGGTGAGATTGTCACGGCCGATACGCGGTACGTGGCGGACGTGTATGCCGAGGGCGAGGTCATCACGCGTATCGGCGTTGATCTCGACGTTCCGCCAGGCACCGAAACCATCGATGCCGCGGGCAAATACGTGTTCCCCGGTTTTATTGACCCTCACGTGCATATCCACCTGCCCTTCATGGGCACCTTCGCCAAGGACACCCACGCCACGGCCAGTCAGGCCGCCCTGATCGGGGGAACAACGTCCTACATCGAGATGGTCTGCCCGGCGGGCCACGAGGACGCGCTGCAGGGATATGAGCTGTGGAAGAGCAAGGCGGCGGGCCGCAGCGCCTGCGACTACGCCTTCCATATGGGCGTCACCCGCTTCGATGCCCAGACCCAGGCGCAACTGCGCGAGATCGTCGCGGACGGCACCACCTCCTTCAAGGTCTTCCTGGCGTACAAGGGGGCGTTCGGCGTCGGTGACGAGGAGCTCTACGGAGCGCTCACCCTCGCGCGGGAGCTGGGCGTGATCGTCACCGCCCACTGCGAGAACGCCGAGCTCGTGGCGCAGCTTCAGGGCCGGCTGCTCGCCGAAGGCAAAACCGGCCCTGAGTGGCACGAACCCAGCCGTCCAGAAGCGGTGGAGGCCGACGGCACGCACCGTTTTGCCACCTTTCTGGAGATGACGGGCGCGCGCGGGTACGTGGTTCACCTGTCCAACGAAGCGGCACTGAAGGCCGCTCTAAGTGCCAAAGCGCGCGGCGTACCGCTGGGCGTGGAGGTCGTGGTGCCGCACCTGCTGCTCGACAAGACCTACGCCCAGCGGCCCGACTTCGAGGGCGCGCGGTACGTGATGAGTCCACCCCTGCGCGACGCCCGCAACCAGAAGGTCTTGTGGAACGCGCTGCAAGCCGGAATGATCGACACGGTGGGGACCGATCACTGCCCCTTCGATCTTGCGCAAAAGGACATGGGACGCGGCGCCTTCACCGCGATCCCCAACGGCATTCCCTGCATTCAGGACCGGGTGAACTTGCTGTACACCTATGGGGTGGGCGCCGGACGGCTGGATCTGCACCGCTTCGTGGACGCGCTCAGCACCCGCGCGGCGCGGTTGTTTGGCCTCTTTCCCCGCAAGGGCACGGTCGCCGTGGGCAGCGACGCCGACCTGGTGATCTATGACCCGGCGTATGCGGGCACCGTCAGCGTCGCGACCACCACCGTCAACAATGATTACAGCGGGTTCGAGGGCTGGGCCATCCACGGCCGTCCCAGCGTCGTCACCGTGCGCGGTCAGGTCGCGGTGCGCGACGGCATTTTCGTCGGTGACCCGGCGAGGGGGCAGTTGCTGCGGCGCATGCCGGAGGGGGCGGCAGCGCGCGGCCTGGTGCCGGTATGACGGCGCGGCCCGCCCGCACGGGCGCCGTCCCACCCCCCGCCGCAAGCGGCATCCGCGTGGAGAACGTCAGCAAGGTCTTTCCTGGGGAGGGCGGCGGCGAGACGGTGGCCCTGCAGGGCGCGGACCTCGACATCCAGCCTGGCGAATTCATCTCGCTGATTGGGCCGTCGGGCTGCGGCAAGACCACGCTGCTGCGGCTGATCGCAGACCTCGACCAGCCGACTGCCGGAGAGTTGCGCCTCTCGGGCCTGACACCCCGGGAGGCGCGCGAAGCCCGGGCGTACGGCTATGTGTTCCAGGCCCCCGCGTTGATGGACTGGCGCACCGTCTTGCAAAACGTCACGCTGCCGCTCGACCTCAGCCGTCTGGCACCGGCGGAGGCAACGGCGCGCGCGCGCACCATGCTGAACCTCGTGGGCCTGGAGGGCTTCGAAGGCCACCGGCCCTGGCAACTGTCGGGCGGGATGCAGCAGCGGGTCTCCATCGCGCGCGCCCTGGCCCTGAATCCCGGACTGCTGCTGATGGACGAGCCGTTCGGCGCACTCGACGAAATCACGCGCGAGCGGTTGAACCTCGAACTGCTGCGGCTGTGGCAGGAAACGGGCAAAACGGTGGTGTTCGTGACCCACTCGATCAGCGAGGCGGTGTTTCTCAGCACGCGCGTCGTCGTGATGACCGCGCGGCCCGGGCGCATCTCGGACGTGATCGATGTGGACCTCCCGCATCCACGCGGCGTGGAAACGCGCGGATCAACACGTTTTTTTGAGCTGTGCACCGCGGTGCGCGAGCGCCTGCGCGAGGGTCACGCGTGACCACCGTGCGCCGCTCCCGGCTTCCTCCGGCACTGCTGCCCATGCTGGGCGTCGCCCTGCTGGGCCTGGCGCTGTACTGGCCGCTTATGCTCTGGGCCAACAGCGGCAGCGCAGCCCGCGCCCTCGCGAGTGGAGCAGAACTGGGCTGCTCCTCGGCGCTGGC from Deinococcus hopiensis KR-140 includes:
- the preA gene encoding NAD-dependent dihydropyrimidine dehydrogenase subunit PreA → MADLSINFAGIRAPNPFWLASAPPTNSGAQIHRAFEHGWGGAVWKTIGAPVLNISNRYGGLTLGGRRMMAINNVELISDRPLDVNLREIAEIKRLWPDRALIVSAMVEADPQAWRDMVMMIEDTGADGIELNYGCPQGMSERGMGAAVGQVPEMCQLNTHWVTSVTRLPVIVKLTPNVTRITEPAHAAIAGGAHALSLINTINSIMKVDLDTLQITPNIGGRGTHGGYAGPAVKPIALNMLTELLTDPEVLRSGVPVCGMGGIETWRDAAEFMLLGASAVQVCTAAMHHGYRIVEDLIDGLSNWMDDKGFATIYDFAGRSLPQVSTFADLDLAYQAVARINPDKCINCNLCYVACNDTAHQCIDLYAADGVRVQPGFDPRVNGRQVADTRPQPVVRESDCVGCALCANVCPVDGCIEMVSVPSGRESVTWNELTATRPEVTQEWAAMNAFRAETGIEIH
- the hydA gene encoding dihydropyrimidinase codes for the protein MGLLIRGGEIVTADTRYVADVYAEGEVITRIGVDLDVPPGTETIDAAGKYVFPGFIDPHVHIHLPFMGTFAKDTHATASQAALIGGTTSYIEMVCPAGHEDALQGYELWKSKAAGRSACDYAFHMGVTRFDAQTQAQLREIVADGTTSFKVFLAYKGAFGVGDEELYGALTLARELGVIVTAHCENAELVAQLQGRLLAEGKTGPEWHEPSRPEAVEADGTHRFATFLEMTGARGYVVHLSNEAALKAALSAKARGVPLGVEVVVPHLLLDKTYAQRPDFEGARYVMSPPLRDARNQKVLWNALQAGMIDTVGTDHCPFDLAQKDMGRGAFTAIPNGIPCIQDRVNLLYTYGVGAGRLDLHRFVDALSTRAARLFGLFPRKGTVAVGSDADLVIYDPAYAGTVSVATTTVNNDYSGFEGWAIHGRPSVVTVRGQVAVRDGIFVGDPARGQLLRRMPEGAAARGLVPV
- a CDS encoding ABC transporter ATP-binding protein codes for the protein MTARPARTGAVPPPAASGIRVENVSKVFPGEGGGETVALQGADLDIQPGEFISLIGPSGCGKTTLLRLIADLDQPTAGELRLSGLTPREAREARAYGYVFQAPALMDWRTVLQNVTLPLDLSRLAPAEATARARTMLNLVGLEGFEGHRPWQLSGGMQQRVSIARALALNPGLLLMDEPFGALDEITRERLNLELLRLWQETGKTVVFVTHSISEAVFLSTRVVVMTARPGRISDVIDVDLPHPRGVETRGSTRFFELCTAVRERLREGHA